The following proteins come from a genomic window of Solwaraspora sp. WMMA2065:
- a CDS encoding fumarylacetoacetate hydrolase family protein, whose translation MSAPGLQLLATRHGLARICGDGTAELLDLPYRDVADLLRAGTGLDPAATAPTRERLPLDTLTAELVAPLGSTRAVWGVGLNYHCKARAAGRALPTEPVLYLKSASAGSGPDATVALPSSISAQPDYEGEIALVIGARMHRTPAEQAWSHVAAITAANDLTARDVMTASGNPTLAKSFPGFGALGTSVLDIAAVADRDAIEVRTTVNGEVRQQATSADLIFPVPQLLAWITRYVVLEPGDVVLTGTPAGTGQDRGCFLRPGDLVEVSVGGVLPLRTRFCAETADGTPDVVAPSSPSHRKSADR comes from the coding sequence GTGAGCGCCCCCGGACTGCAGCTGCTGGCCACCCGGCACGGGCTGGCCCGGATCTGTGGCGACGGCACCGCCGAACTGCTCGACCTGCCGTACCGCGACGTCGCCGACCTCCTGCGCGCCGGCACCGGGCTCGACCCCGCGGCGACCGCACCCACACGTGAGCGGCTGCCGCTGGACACCCTCACCGCTGAGCTGGTCGCCCCGCTGGGCAGCACCCGGGCGGTCTGGGGAGTCGGCCTCAACTACCACTGCAAGGCCCGCGCCGCCGGCCGGGCACTGCCCACCGAACCGGTGCTCTACCTCAAGTCGGCCAGCGCCGGCTCCGGTCCGGACGCCACCGTGGCGCTGCCCAGCTCGATCAGCGCCCAGCCTGACTACGAAGGCGAGATCGCGCTGGTCATCGGGGCCCGGATGCACCGTACGCCGGCCGAGCAGGCCTGGTCGCACGTCGCGGCCATCACCGCCGCCAACGACCTGACCGCCCGCGACGTGATGACCGCGTCGGGCAACCCGACGCTGGCCAAGAGCTTCCCCGGCTTCGGCGCGCTGGGCACGTCGGTGCTGGACATCGCCGCCGTCGCCGACCGCGACGCCATCGAGGTGCGGACCACCGTCAACGGCGAGGTACGCCAGCAGGCCACCAGCGCCGACCTGATCTTCCCGGTGCCGCAGCTGCTCGCCTGGATCACCCGGTACGTGGTGCTGGAACCGGGCGACGTGGTGCTCACCGGCACCCCGGCCGGCACCGGCCAGGACCGGGGCTGCTTCCTGCGCCCCGGTGACCTGGTCGAGGTCTCGGTCGGCGGGGTGCTGCCGCTGCGTACCCGGTTCTGCGCCGAAACCGCCGACGGCACCCCCGACGTGGTGGCACCGTCCTCTCCTTCGCACAGAAAGTCCGCTGACCGATGA
- a CDS encoding NAD(P)/FAD-dependent oxidoreductase — MTAEHDVDLAVIGAGPAGLYAAYYAGFRGMTVAIIDSLPEPGGQIAALYPEKDIYDIAGLPSIKGQQLVDDLLTQAATAKPTFLLGESAVELTNAADHVQLGTDTGSRVRAKAVLLTAGIGTFTPRELPVGSDYLGRGLRYFVPRLEELAGQQVVVVGGGDSAVDWALALEPYAASVTLVHRRPQFRAHERSVEQLHASSVRVVTPYEVSGIAGDPQLTSVTISEVRGDGREELPAQAVVAALGFIADLGPMQQWGLEMTKRHITVDRSMRTNLPRVYAAGDVTDYPGKVRLISVGFGEAAAAVNNLAPLVNPALSTVPGHSSDAA, encoded by the coding sequence ATGACCGCCGAACACGACGTCGACCTGGCTGTCATCGGCGCCGGCCCGGCCGGCCTCTACGCCGCCTACTACGCCGGCTTCCGTGGGATGACCGTGGCGATCATCGACTCGCTGCCCGAACCGGGCGGACAGATCGCTGCCCTCTACCCGGAGAAGGACATCTACGACATCGCCGGCCTACCGTCGATCAAAGGCCAGCAGCTCGTCGACGACCTGCTCACCCAGGCCGCCACTGCCAAACCCACCTTCCTGCTGGGCGAGAGCGCCGTGGAGCTGACCAACGCCGCCGACCACGTGCAGCTCGGCACCGACACCGGCAGCCGGGTGCGCGCCAAGGCGGTCCTGCTGACCGCCGGGATCGGCACCTTCACCCCGCGCGAGCTGCCGGTCGGCAGCGACTACCTCGGCCGTGGGCTGCGCTACTTCGTGCCCCGGCTGGAGGAACTCGCCGGACAGCAGGTCGTCGTGGTCGGCGGCGGCGACTCCGCCGTCGACTGGGCGCTCGCCCTGGAGCCGTACGCCGCCAGCGTCACCCTGGTGCACCGCCGGCCGCAGTTCCGCGCCCACGAACGCAGCGTCGAGCAGCTGCACGCGTCGAGCGTGCGGGTGGTCACCCCGTACGAGGTCAGCGGCATCGCCGGCGACCCACAGCTCACCTCGGTCACGATCAGCGAGGTACGCGGCGACGGGCGCGAGGAGCTGCCCGCCCAGGCGGTGGTGGCCGCCCTCGGCTTCATCGCCGACCTCGGCCCGATGCAGCAGTGGGGGCTGGAGATGACCAAACGGCACATCACCGTCGACCGGTCGATGCGTACCAACCTGCCCCGGGTCTACGCCGCCGGGGACGTCACCGACTACCCGGGCAAGGTGCGGCTGATCTCGGTCGGCTTCGGTGAGGCCGCCGCCGCCGTCAACAACCTGGCACCGCTGGTCAACCCGGCGCTGAGCACCGTGCCCGGCCACTCGTCGGACGCCGCGTGA
- the fdxA gene encoding ferredoxin gives MTYVVTDECVDVQDRSCVEECPVDCIYEGDRMMYINPDECVECGRCEPVCPVTSIFHLDDLPADQAHFGPINAEFFSELGAPGGARKIGRVGRDHPAVAGSTGS, from the coding sequence ATGACCTACGTGGTCACCGACGAATGCGTGGACGTACAGGACCGCTCCTGCGTCGAGGAATGCCCCGTGGACTGCATCTACGAGGGCGACCGGATGATGTACATCAACCCCGACGAGTGCGTCGAGTGCGGCCGGTGCGAACCGGTCTGCCCGGTCACCTCGATCTTCCACCTGGACGACCTGCCGGCCGACCAGGCACACTTCGGCCCGATCAACGCCGAGTTCTTCAGCGAGCTCGGCGCCCCCGGCGGTGCCCGCAAGATCGGCCGGGTCGGTCGCGACCACCCGGCCGTCGCCGGGAGCACCGGCTCATGA
- a CDS encoding IclR family transcriptional regulator, translating into MADDSSPAEVSPPVLAEPSTPAIQTVQRAAVILNAFTAARPRLSLNELTASLGTSKATAHRYTKALRESNLLRYDEREGLYSLGPQILTLSAAARAAMPVISIAGPHMQQLVREVDETVVLSVWDGDTAVVVRADDNTDRVIRVSVRTGSRLSRTESAQGRVFCAFLPAEDVTGLAADLAASAELRHEVDKIRRTGISANTPSVNGVRSIAAPIFRGQTLIAAMAIVGTTTSVPEGTDSPLATALQRAAAVVTAELGSVAGNGHQQPGDTGRNGHRPGGNGRTSRS; encoded by the coding sequence ATGGCGGACGACAGCTCTCCCGCCGAGGTGAGCCCCCCGGTGCTCGCCGAGCCGAGCACCCCGGCGATCCAGACCGTGCAGCGCGCCGCGGTGATCCTCAACGCGTTCACCGCAGCCCGACCCCGGCTGAGCCTCAACGAGCTCACCGCCAGCCTCGGCACCAGCAAAGCCACCGCGCACCGCTACACCAAGGCGCTGCGGGAGAGCAACCTGTTGCGCTACGACGAACGTGAGGGCCTCTACTCCCTCGGCCCGCAGATCCTCACCCTGTCCGCCGCCGCCCGTGCCGCCATGCCGGTGATCAGCATCGCCGGCCCGCACATGCAGCAGCTGGTCCGCGAGGTCGACGAGACCGTGGTGCTCAGCGTCTGGGACGGCGACACGGCGGTGGTGGTCCGCGCCGACGACAACACCGACCGGGTGATCCGGGTCAGCGTCCGCACCGGATCCCGGCTGTCGCGCACCGAGTCCGCCCAGGGCCGGGTGTTCTGCGCGTTCCTGCCGGCGGAGGACGTCACCGGGCTGGCCGCCGACCTGGCGGCCTCGGCCGAGCTGCGCCACGAGGTCGACAAGATCCGCCGCACCGGCATCTCCGCCAACACGCCGTCGGTCAACGGGGTACGCAGCATCGCCGCGCCGATCTTCCGGGGCCAGACGCTGATCGCCGCCATGGCGATCGTCGGCACCACCACATCGGTGCCGGAGGGCACCGACAGCCCGCTGGCCACCGCGCTGCAGCGCGCCGCCGCTGTGGTCACCGCCGAACTGGGCAGCGTCGCAGGCAACGGCCACCAGCAGCCGGGCGACACCGGGCGCAACGGCCACCGGCCGGGCGGCAACGGCCGGACCAGCCGGAGTTAA